The sequence below is a genomic window from Bacillota bacterium.
GTGTTTCGAAAGCGCCTTTTCGGTCCGGGCTTCCACCAACCCCGGCTCGCTGAGCCTTTGGCCCTTTCTACTCTTCCTCTTCCTCGCTTTGCCTAGGAAAGATGACGTTTGACATTCATTATATCGCCGGCGGGCTGGCTGTCAAGAGGGGATAACTGGCCGAAGTGGCGTGATAACCGGCTCACCAGGGCCGTGCGCTGCCGGGTGATGGCCTCGGGCAACCTCTCGCCGAACTTGGCGAAGAAGGTCTCCTGGTCGCCCAGGTCATCGAGCCAGGCCTGCTGATCGAGGCTGAGGAGGTTCCGCATCGTGTCCACCGGGACCCCAAGGCCGCTCAGTTCGAGGTCCTCCGGGCCGGGGACGTAGCCGATCGGCGTCTCGGCCGCCCCGGCCTGGCCGTGGCAGCGGTCGACGATCCACTTGAGGACGCGGATGTTCTCGCCAAACCCCGGCCACAGGTAGTCGCCGCGGTCGTCCGTCCGGAACCAGTTGACGTGGAAGATCCGCGGCGGCCGTTTCAGGGCCCGGCCCATCTCCAGCCAGTGGCCGAAGTAGTCGCCCATGTTGTAGCCGCAGAAGGGAAGCATGGCCATGGGGTCGCGACGGACCACGCCGACCTGACCGGCCGCGGCGGCCGTGGTCTCCGAAGCCATCGAGGCCCCGACGTAGACTCCGTGCTCCCAATTCAGGGCTTGGTAGACCAGCGGCGCCACCCGGGCCCGCCGCCCGCCGAAGAGGATGGCCGAGACGGGCACCCCAAAGGGGTCGTCCCAGCGGGGCGAGAGGGTTGGGCAGTTGGTCGCCGGAGCGGTGAAGCGGGAGTTGGGATGGGCGCCCTTTTCGCCATTACCGGGGCTCCACAGCCGGCCGCGCCAGTCCAGGCCGTGATGGGGTGGGTCGGCCATGCCTTCCCACCAGACCGTCCCCTTCGGCGTCTCGACCACGTTGGTGAAGATGGTGTCGCGCTCGATGGTCCGCATGGCACTGGGGTTGGTCTTGTCGCCGGTCCCCGGGGCGACGCCGAAGTATCCGGCCTCCGGGTTGACCGCCCAGAGGCGGCCGTCCTTGCCAACGTTCATCCAGACGATGTCGTCGCCCAGGGTCCAGACTTTATAGCCCCGCAGCGTCGGCGGGGGCTCGAGCATGGCCAGGTTGGTCTTCCCACAGGCACTGGGGAAAGCTCCGACGACGTAGGTGACCTCGCCGTCGGGGGCCTCGAGCCCGAGGAGTAGCATGTGCTCGGCCATCCAACCCTCGCGTCGGCCGAGGTAGCTGGCAATCCTCAGGGCGAAGCACTTCTTACCGAGGAGGGCGTTGCC
It includes:
- a CDS encoding phosphoenolpyruvate carboxykinase (GTP), with protein sequence MVQWVEEMARLTKPDRILWIDGTPEEEERLNGEALSTGEVVQLNQDLLPGCVLHRSDPNDVARVEDLTFICTRHQEDAGPTNNWMAPAEAYERLGRIFDGTMRGRTMYVIPYLMGPEGSPWSRVGVELTDSIYVVLSMRIMTRVGKVAMDRLVAELAALAANPDGGREDWPGFVKCLHSKADLDPKKRFICHFPEDMTIWSVGSGYGGNALLGKKCFALRIASYLGRREGWMAEHMLLLGLEAPDGEVTYVVGAFPSACGKTNLAMLEPPPTLRGYKVWTLGDDIVWMNVGKDGRLWAVNPEAGYFGVAPGTGDKTNPSAMRTIERDTIFTNVVETPKGTVWWEGMADPPHHGLDWRGRLWSPGNGEKGAHPNSRFTAPATNCPTLSPRWDDPFGVPVSAILFGGRRARVAPLVYQALNWEHGVYVGASMASETTAAAAGQVGVVRRDPMAMLPFCGYNMGDYFGHWLEMGRALKRPPRIFHVNWFRTDDRGDYLWPGFGENIRVLKWIVDRCHGQAGAAETPIGYVPGPEDLELSGLGVPVDTMRNLLSLDQQAWLDDLGDQETFFAKFGERLPEAITRQRTALVSRLSRHFGQLSPLDSQPAGDIMNVKRHLS